A DNA window from Lathyrus oleraceus cultivar Zhongwan6 unplaced genomic scaffold, CAAS_Psat_ZW6_1.0 chrUn0079, whole genome shotgun sequence contains the following coding sequences:
- the LOC127112325 gene encoding 18.1 kDa class I heat shock protein-like, whose translation MSLFSNSIFGRRRSKSPQDHHHHHHQSRNNHPSHQTHGYEVSQTHTPHITLPPNFHEPSPIVDTIDIEWKETPEAHVFKAHLPGMKRSDVRVEVDDDRMLCIICEKSVEMEEQSGGWHRIEVASGHFVQRLTLPENSKVDHVKAYMDNDVLTINVPKNRVVNKRVRNVQVSHV comes from the coding sequence ATGTCACTCTTTTCCAATAGTATCTTTGGTCGAAGAAGATCAAAATCACCACAagatcatcatcatcatcatcaccaatcAAGGAACAACCACCCATCACACCAAACCCATGGTTATGAAGTTTCTCAAACCCACACACCCCATATAACACTACCACCAAATTTCCACGAGCCATCACCAATTGTCGACACCATTGACATAGAGTGGAAAGAAACCCCTGAAGCTCATGTTTTCAAAGCACATCTTCCGGGGATGAAACGAAGCGACGTGAGAGTTGAAGTTGATGATGACAGAATGCTATGTATCATTTGTGAGAAGAGTGTCGAAATGGAAGAACAAAGTGGTGGATGGCACCGTATTGAGGTTGCTAGTGGTCATTTTGTTCAGCGTCTTACTTTGCCTGAAAACTCTAAGGTTGATCATGTTAAGGCTTATATGGATAATGATGTGCTCACTATTAATGTTCCTAAGAATAGAGTTGTCAACAAACGTGTTAGGAATGTTCAAGTTTCTCATGTTTGA